TGCGAGGTCTCCCGGGCTTAGGGCGTTTCGGGTGTTTCGCTAAACGATAAAAAACTTTGGACAATTTTAAGAATTTCCGTGAGGCAGGTTGAATTGAACGCAACCTTTTTGACACTTGCCTTTAAGTCAGTAATAAAAACAAGAGATTAAATTTCTGCGAACAATTGAAAATATTGCTCTCTGCTCATGTTAACCGTTCGCATGTTATTTCTAATGATGCTGACCGGCACCTCATCATAGTGTGGAATAACAATAGCACGTTTAGCATTTGGATGGTGATAGATGAGATGTGACCCTTTTTGTCTAACGTAGTTACAACCAAATCTTTCAAAAATTTTCACTTGAGTTCGCCAATCTGTTGGCGACAGTTTTGGCATTAGAGACCCCCAAGAGGGACCGTACGTTGATTAAAAGCCACTACCTGTTTGTCAAGCCGAAGGGTCGATTGTGAAGTGTTCAAATCATAGCCCGCCTCCTCCAAAAACGTCTCAAGCGTCCCCAGTTTAATCGTTTCTTCCAGTTGAATTTCGATAACTTCAAAGAGGTTTTTCCGTGCTTCGTCAATATCCCTGCCGCAGCTGACAACATCTAACTCCGGGCAGTAAGCAGTATACATATTCCCCTCTTTCCAAATTTCTTCTGTTACCACTAAATGCTTCATCATCCCCTCCATATTTATCAGACATTACGAAGATACACAAACATATCAGTAAACCCATTCATGGATCCCTTGATAAAGTATACACAAAAAATTTCAAAAAAGCAAGGACTCGGCCTGCAATTCAAACCTCCCCCCACAACATCTTATCAACCTCCGCCATAACCCTAAGCGTCCCCGCCACCGACACCAAAATCGCACGATACCGACGCACATCCTCATGACGCAACACCGCACCGCGCCGATCCCGCAACCACTTCTCACAAACCCGATACGAACCAATCTCGTATGTCCAGACTTCCTCGGGGACATCCGTGAAATACTGAGACGCATTAATCCAAACTTTCTCGTCCACATAACGCACGCGTCCGACAACACCATCCCCTTCACCCTCAAACCGATGCCGCGGCGGAACCGATACATCTTTCAATAAATGCCAATCCATTAGACGCTGCCCCAACACTGCGAGGGTGCGGAACTGTTCAATGTCCTGCGGTAAAGGGATACGCGGGAAATCGTATTTCAGGAAATCGTAATACCGTTCGCGATAGGTCGGACTGTAGAGAACCGCATAGATATAGGCGAGAACCTCCTCCGGCGAAACGCCTTCCGGGAGGTTAAAGGGGTCAACCTGTGGAAGTTCCAACGCCTCCGAGAGTGCAGTCAGAAAGGTGGGTTTGAAATTGAGAGAACGCTCCGTCGAGAGTTCTAATTCTTGAGGATTCGGATACAAATAAAGCGGAAATACATGAGTCGGTCCATCTTTATTTGAAACACAATTCCCATCGGTAATTCTATTGGTAACAAAGACATGCTGCCACGTGGTAGCACTCCTAATGATGCGGTGTGTACAGAGAGCAAGGTTTTCACCTATAAGGAGGTGAAACATGATCACCGGTCGTGGTCTACAGTGAAATCCCCGCGATTGTCCCGTATAGTAGGTCCAGCGTGTGTCAAACGGACGATAATTGATTGGTACAACGTGTTGTTCTGTCTCAGGATGATTTTGAAGGTCTTCTTGGGCGAGACGAATTTGCCAGTCCTTGCTATCCCTTGGTAGTCTATATCGTTGCCGTGCTTCGGATTCAGAAAGTGACACAAAATCAGTAACAGTGGTATGTGCCGCTTCTGGAGTGCTATGAATAGTGAGTCTGTCTCGCGCCGTGATAATCCCGATGGAACTCTCTTGAAAGATGTCGGTTAGTCCCCAACCTATCTCGTATTCTTCTATATGTTGATCGTGACGTGGCACAAAATGATAGAACGTTGAATCAGGAATTAGTTCTGTCCATGTTGTGCTCTGAACATCAGTCTCTGAAAGGGTCGCGTATTTTTCCGCCCGACTTCCCCACAAATCAGCATAATAGATCTTGGATGGCGCATCGTTATCAGCTTCCTTAACACACAACAGAATTGCAGTACCCTGCTGAATATCAAAGACATTCTCATCAGTTTCACCATCAGGAACAATTTCTCCGATTCTGCTGCTACCGTGCAAATTGAAACAATAGATAGTGTTGAAACTGTTCATCAAACTTCGCCGCATACCGCGAAAAATGATACCATACAAAAACCCGTTATTTACAATATAGCCCATAACACCTTCCCCGTTTCGATCAATGCGCCACTGTGCCCATCGGACAAACTTCACATAGTCGCCTTGTAGTGCTTGAAGGTTCTGCTCTGTCATCGGCACACCATCAACACTCCTATAATCTTCCATCAATCGTCCGATAAAATTTAAACTTCCGTCAGGGTCCCGGCTCGGATTGGCAGAACCTCGCTGATAAGGCGGATTCCCAAGAATAACAAGCAGCGGTTCGTCCCGTTTCACCGACAACGCCGCATTCGCCTCGTCAGAGATAAACTCCGCAAAAGGTAACGGAGGCTGCATCTCTGCCAGTTGCTCCAAGGTGTTCGTGAGATAGATACCGAGCCGTTCATCTGCACGCCATCCTTGCGATTGCAAAAACAGACCCAACTTCAGATGTGCAATCGTATACGGCGCGACGAGGAGTTCAAACCCGAAAATCCGTTTAACCAAATCTGCGTTGACATACGGACCCCACTCCCCAGCACCATACGTTTGCGTCACAGACGCTTGGATATGCTCCAACACTGTCAACAAAAAACCACCCGTCCCCGTCGCAGGATCAAGGATGAGCGTACTGTCATCGGCGAGACCGTCCGGTCTATCCAACTCCATTTTCAACAGACTGTCCACAGACCTGACGATATACGAGATAACCTGTGGCGGTGTGTAGTAGACTCCCCGATCCACACGTCGCTGCGGATCGTATTCGGCGAGGAAGGTCTCGTAGAAATGGATAACCGGGTCTTCAAATTGATTCCGACCCGCAAACGCCGTGCGGAGCATCTCCCCTGGAACGTTTCGGAGTAGTGCCGCAATCTCGTCCAGAATATAGGTAACGTTCGCCTCCAAGTTCGGTGAAGCGATGTGATGAAAGAGTTGGATGAGAAACGAGTTTGACCTCGGAAGTGCCTCCGAAGCCGTGTGTCGCGAGAAGTGCGTCGCATTCGGGAGTGTGCAGCGCGCCGCAAACAATCCATACGCAAGCGTCTGTGCATACATATCCGCAAAATCGTCAGGCGTTAACGTAGACAGGAGGAGCTCCTTGAATGCCGAGAACATCCGATAAATATCGCTACCTTCATCGGTAAGCACCGTGGCGACCTGTGTCTGTAACTCCCGCGTCCGTCTGGCAAGGTATCTCGCGAGTGCCTCCGGCGTAGCAATCTGGATAGGTTCAACATTGAGAAACCGTTCCAATAACGTCTCGAACTCTCCAGTGCCATCTGCTATACTCGCTTCTGCCCGCAACCGACCTTCTATCCACAACTGGAAATCGACGAAATTCGTCAGGATGAAGTTATCAAGGTTTTCGGTGAAACGAGCGTTCTGTTC
The sequence above is drawn from the Candidatus Poribacteria bacterium genome and encodes:
- a CDS encoding type II toxin-antitoxin system HicA family toxin translates to MPKLSPTDWRTQVKIFERFGCNYVRQKGSHLIYHHPNAKRAIVIPHYDEVPVSIIRNNMRTVNMSREQYFQLFAEI
- a CDS encoding type II toxin-antitoxin system HicB family antitoxin, with protein sequence MMKHLVVTEEIWKEGNMYTAYCPELDVVSCGRDIDEARKNLFEVIEIQLEETIKLGTLETFLEEAGYDLNTSQSTLRLDKQVVAFNQRTVPLGGL
- a CDS encoding N-6 DNA methylase, which codes for MNFQTRCDRYLQRIRRTQESAAATPELSLFPHLQAFLEELSVNHFRRNTVRFVQEPRRLDQIGRPDFVAMDGLLPIGYIEAEAYGRDLNNLTGHAREQNARFTENLDNFILTNFVDFQLWIEGRLRAEASIADGTGEFETLLERFLNVEPIQIATPEALARYLARRTRELQTQVATVLTDEGSDIYRMFSAFKELLLSTLTPDDFADMYAQTLAYGLFAARCTLPNATHFSRHTASEALPRSNSFLIQLFHHIASPNLEANVTYILDEIAALLRNVPGEMLRTAFAGRNQFEDPVIHFYETFLAEYDPQRRVDRGVYYTPPQVISYIVRSVDSLLKMELDRPDGLADDSTLILDPATGTGGFLLTVLEHIQASVTQTYGAGEWGPYVNADLVKRIFGFELLVAPYTIAHLKLGLFLQSQGWRADERLGIYLTNTLEQLAEMQPPLPFAEFISDEANAALSVKRDEPLLVILGNPPYQRGSANPSRDPDGSLNFIGRLMEDYRSVDGVPMTEQNLQALQGDYVKFVRWAQWRIDRNGEGVMGYIVNNGFLYGIIFRGMRRSLMNSFNTIYCFNLHGSSRIGEIVPDGETDENVFDIQQGTAILLCVKEADNDAPSKIYYADLWGSRAEKYATLSETDVQSTTWTELIPDSTFYHFVPRHDQHIEEYEIGWGLTDIFQESSIGIITARDRLTIHSTPEAAHTTVTDFVSLSESEARQRYRLPRDSKDWQIRLAQEDLQNHPETEQHVVPINYRPFDTRWTYYTGQSRGFHCRPRPVIMFHLLIGENLALCTHRIIRSATTWQHVFVTNRITDGNCVSNKDGPTHVFPLYLYPNPQELELSTERSLNFKPTFLTALSEALELPQVDPFNLPEGVSPEEVLAYIYAVLYSPTYRERYYDFLKYDFPRIPLPQDIEQFRTLAVLGQRLMDWHLLKDVSVPPRHRFEGEGDGVVGRVRYVDEKVWINASQYFTDVPEEVWTYEIGSYRVCEKWLRDRRGAVLRHEDVRRYRAILVSVAGTLRVMAEVDKMLWGEV